One genomic window of Caldivirga maquilingensis IC-167 includes the following:
- a CDS encoding Ig-like domain repeat protein, which translates to MRKLLLILVLAMASLAIVANPQLNPPGGLTNATHITNYTKPVLNITLSVNLISLTYENWVKYPVNNVVSTPLNYFTLLINASIINSTEPINESTMLSIRIGNVYSYSTLLNLTAGSYQLVNVPVYSLPYGNYSINVTLSVMNFTTSRFYNLIMYKPTIVNAYLTQCGLTTSPSNNSEVIIPYSSPILNLILYSAEPVKLNLVSNMGGVYSSYNVTINGKYVFREPLTFMNGTVSAQLAFNGQAYSTYMFQVNSVRPWYSINVTYGSASLRVTNGSSIPVVTGHSVNFYSSYLSNLTMETMINNQVTGNSFLIVDTGSYNAQVVFMYGSCTVGLVKFSINAYEPVPLITSPNSTVPLGVNSRIVFNVNVPAPIVNEKVYISPLSPQFPVSITGSPVALRGNGGFEVGLLALQPGPMPLNVSLIMVDYGGYSYYYSTIILLNVLKPTMSITPELLNITYGELASMLVNLTAEGYGIVNQTLQYQVTLNGVNVALGSITTNSSGYASLTFKPNDTGVYVVYVTYSPSQSFSITSQAKVIVAPAKVNISYLVNSTIVYGDSLTVMVNLNPGITASVYLYLNKSFIGYINVINGTGYTHVKPNEAGYFNLTIYYPGSRNYLPSVAEASLMVLKAPCTIRMSINGSFIVGSELSISGNVTAPISQIPIYVNKSLIIAYVTNGKFQESYKPPYPGLYNITVYWPGNNNYLSCGLNEFVKVIKANPRVSIRVLNNGTIASGSSIIMLILIKVNNNLPTRANASILVNSSGRVRSINTVVSNETVLRIVTDKAGPWIIYVKYLGNEWLNDAYVGPIVVYVVSGVFGIPWYIFTIYALAIIMGLIISLLMRHS; encoded by the coding sequence ATGAGGAAACTATTACTAATATTAGTGCTTGCAATGGCTTCACTGGCTATTGTAGCTAATCCGCAGCTTAACCCGCCCGGTGGCTTAACTAATGCAACCCACATAACCAACTACACTAAGCCCGTGCTCAACATTACTCTTAGTGTTAATTTAATCAGCTTAACGTATGAGAATTGGGTTAAGTACCCGGTTAATAACGTGGTGTCAACCCCCTTAAACTACTTCACCCTGCTAATTAACGCATCAATAATTAATTCCACTGAACCCATTAATGAGAGTACAATGCTAAGTATTAGGATTGGCAACGTATACTCATACTCAACTCTACTCAACCTCACTGCGGGTTCCTATCAATTAGTTAATGTACCAGTCTACTCACTACCATATGGTAACTACTCCATTAACGTTACCTTAAGTGTAATGAACTTCACAACAAGCAGATTCTATAACCTAATAATGTATAAACCAACAATAGTTAACGCATACTTGACTCAATGCGGCTTAACCACGTCACCCAGTAATAACTCTGAGGTAATTATACCTTACTCATCACCGATACTAAACCTTATACTTTACTCAGCTGAACCTGTTAAATTAAACCTGGTTAGTAATATGGGTGGTGTTTACTCATCTTATAACGTTACCATTAATGGTAAGTACGTGTTCCGGGAACCGTTAACATTCATGAATGGTACGGTTTCAGCTCAATTAGCATTCAATGGGCAGGCTTACTCCACGTATATGTTTCAGGTTAATTCAGTGAGACCATGGTACTCCATTAACGTTACCTATGGTTCAGCATCCTTAAGGGTTACTAACGGTTCAAGTATCCCCGTGGTAACTGGTCATAGCGTGAACTTCTATAGTTCATACTTAAGTAACTTAACCATGGAAACCATGATTAATAATCAAGTTACCGGTAATAGCTTCCTCATAGTTGACACTGGATCTTATAATGCTCAAGTAGTATTCATGTACGGTAGTTGCACTGTTGGGTTGGTTAAATTCAGCATAAATGCGTATGAACCGGTACCATTGATTACATCACCTAACTCAACGGTGCCGCTTGGTGTTAATTCTAGGATCGTTTTTAATGTTAATGTACCAGCCCCAATAGTTAATGAGAAGGTGTACATCTCCCCATTATCACCCCAGTTCCCAGTAAGCATTACTGGTAGCCCAGTGGCCCTGAGGGGTAATGGAGGATTTGAAGTTGGTTTACTGGCGCTTCAACCCGGCCCAATGCCTTTAAACGTATCTCTAATCATGGTTGATTACGGGGGATACTCATACTACTACAGCACCATAATTCTACTTAACGTACTCAAGCCAACCATGAGTATTACACCTGAGTTACTTAACATAACTTACGGGGAATTAGCCAGTATGCTAGTTAACTTAACAGCTGAGGGATACGGTATAGTTAATCAAACCCTTCAATACCAAGTAACCTTAAATGGGGTTAACGTTGCATTAGGCTCAATAACCACGAATTCAAGTGGTTACGCCTCATTAACATTTAAGCCTAATGATACTGGTGTTTACGTAGTGTACGTAACATACTCCCCATCGCAATCATTCTCAATAACTAGCCAAGCTAAGGTAATTGTTGCACCGGCTAAGGTCAATATAAGTTACTTAGTTAACTCAACCATAGTGTACGGGGATTCATTAACAGTAATGGTTAACTTAAATCCAGGAATCACAGCCTCAGTTTACCTATACTTAAATAAATCATTCATAGGTTACATTAATGTAATCAATGGTACAGGTTACACGCATGTGAAACCTAATGAGGCAGGTTACTTTAACTTAACAATATACTACCCAGGTTCCCGTAATTACTTACCATCAGTGGCTGAGGCATCACTAATGGTGTTGAAGGCTCCCTGCACAATTAGAATGAGTATTAATGGATCATTCATAGTGGGGAGTGAACTCTCAATAAGTGGTAATGTAACTGCACCAATTAGTCAAATACCAATCTACGTAAATAAGTCATTAATCATAGCCTATGTAACTAACGGTAAGTTTCAAGAATCATATAAACCACCTTACCCAGGATTATACAATATTACCGTATACTGGCCCGGTAACAATAATTACCTATCATGTGGCCTCAATGAGTTTGTGAAGGTAATTAAGGCTAATCCAAGGGTATCAATTAGGGTACTTAATAATGGTACAATAGCCTCAGGCAGCTCAATAATAATGCTCATACTAATTAAGGTTAATAATAATTTACCAACAAGGGCTAATGCATCAATACTGGTTAATTCAAGTGGAAGAGTAAGAAGTATTAATACTGTGGTGAGTAATGAAACGGTATTAAGGATAGTTACTGATAAGGCTGGGCCCTGGATTATTTACGTTAAGTACCTTGGGAATGAGTGGCTTAATGATGCTTACGTAGGCCCCATTGTGGTCTACGTTGTCTCAGGTGTGTTTGGAATCCCATGGTATATTTTCACAATATATGCATTAGCCATCATAATGGGTCTCATAATATCACTACTCATGCGCCATAGTTAA
- a CDS encoding 30S ribosomal protein S4: MGDPKRPKKKYVEGKPKRLWNSDLLMSELRLIGEYGLRNKKELWLARALLRSIKHRAREILSAPMEIRGEAEKRLKDRLFRMGLISDINIPLDSVLALDVTAVLERRLQTLVYRKGMARSIHEARQLIVHGHISINGVRVRSPGYLVPRNLEDGIGFAPTSRIVKAKVTQQVNQGGQAVNQ, from the coding sequence ATGGGGGATCCTAAGAGGCCGAAGAAGAAGTATGTTGAGGGGAAGCCGAAGAGGCTATGGAATAGTGACTTATTGATGAGTGAGCTTAGGCTTATTGGTGAGTATGGTTTGAGGAATAAGAAGGAGCTTTGGTTAGCCAGAGCATTATTGAGGAGCATTAAGCATAGGGCTAGGGAGATACTTTCAGCACCAATGGAGATTAGGGGGGAGGCTGAGAAGAGGCTTAAGGATAGGTTATTTAGAATGGGGTTAATAAGCGATATTAATATACCATTGGATTCAGTACTAGCACTGGATGTAACAGCAGTACTTGAACGCAGGCTTCAAACACTAGTGTATAGGAAGGGTATGGCTAGGTCAATTCATGAGGCCAGGCAATTAATAGTGCACGGTCACATATCAATAAATGGTGTTAGAGTCAGGTCGCCTGGTTACCTTGTCCCAAGGAACCTTGAGGATGGCATAGGCTTCGCACCAACGTCACGCATAGTTAAGGCTAAGGTAACTCAACAGGTTAATCAGGGAGGGCAAGCGGTTAATCAATGA
- a CDS encoding carbon-nitrogen hydrolase family protein produces the protein MSNEVAVCMGQIKVNFSDVEGNLSRAIEAIKRSASMGCSIVVLPETLDVGWLNPDAVELAKPIPGPYSDALADAARESGIYVAAGLTERYGGRIYDAAVFLSPKGDLLWKYRKINLLPDEQSIYEVGDRVGVVETEYGRIGVNICIDNAPSNLVLAHSMARMGAVMILSPSGWAVPSTYDLSREGYLNGPYGKHWVVSYTTMARLYDIAMIGVSSVGEMSKGPWRSWRLIGSSLAVGPGGVVLARGKEGYDAEDLIRVNINASPRQVKGTKYAEFLWSRGYFMP, from the coding sequence ATGAGTAATGAAGTGGCAGTATGCATGGGTCAGATTAAGGTTAATTTCAGTGATGTTGAGGGTAATTTAAGTAGGGCTATTGAAGCCATTAAACGCTCCGCATCAATGGGTTGCAGTATTGTTGTCTTACCTGAAACACTGGATGTTGGTTGGCTTAACCCTGATGCAGTGGAGTTAGCTAAACCAATACCCGGCCCATATAGTGATGCATTAGCGGATGCTGCGAGAGAAAGCGGCATCTATGTTGCGGCTGGTTTAACTGAGAGGTATGGTGGGAGGATTTATGATGCCGCAGTGTTCTTATCACCTAAAGGTGATTTGCTTTGGAAGTATAGGAAAATTAATCTTCTTCCTGATGAGCAGTCAATATATGAGGTTGGTGATAGGGTTGGGGTTGTGGAGACTGAGTACGGTAGGATTGGTGTCAACATATGCATAGATAACGCACCTAGTAACCTAGTTCTAGCGCACTCAATGGCTAGAATGGGGGCGGTTATGATACTTTCACCATCAGGTTGGGCGGTACCATCCACGTATGATTTAAGTAGGGAAGGTTACTTAAATGGACCCTATGGTAAACATTGGGTAGTCTCATATACCACAATGGCTAGATTATATGACATAGCCATGATTGGTGTAAGCAGTGTTGGCGAAATGAGTAAGGGGCCTTGGAGGAGCTGGAGGCTAATAGGCTCATCATTAGCAGTGGGACCTGGAGGAGTAGTATTGGCTAGAGGTAAGGAGGGTTATGATGCTGAGGATTTAATAAGAGTCAACATTAATGCATCACCAAGACAGGTTAAAGGTACTAAGTATGCTGAATTCCTATGGAGCAGAGGCTACTTCATGCCTTAG
- a CDS encoding L-fucose isomerase-like protein: MRVSVFFIGASKDFIDNAEQHLLKAFPSIEFNFFTISSINEAVDSVSKLPSGTVGSLVFNFWSIPGIVRPILSRGIPTILVSDTYGGSGEFLMEYSRALKANLPVFGIVLRDLFNLSPLDKYVRMLETIGRLRDSRIIALIGPDELNLMHLEYPLSIDLYSLPSYLQSIFGVKVDLINIRDFNEKYYSRVTDDEAKPIAERWFNNAEKVIEHTISDLIKPAKLYLALRRLIEDYKADAVTIDDIVLYNSGFLDTWPCLPFMELTLRDRVVSVCEGDLISGTLMLLMKFYANVPGFINDPAPDMGKGEIVYFHCYAPVNARGFDSSDLSPYIITPAHGGGKKLSIHVKLPVNETVTVIGLSPEERLLAIHTAKAINNEYHLKACATKLVAKTNVEALARNWVWRAGWHRVVFYGDWREDLKVMARLLGLRILEEDA; this comes from the coding sequence ATGAGGGTTTCAGTGTTCTTCATAGGTGCTTCTAAGGATTTCATTGATAATGCTGAGCAACACCTATTGAAAGCCTTCCCCAGCATTGAGTTTAACTTCTTCACTATATCAAGTATTAATGAGGCAGTGGACTCAGTGTCCAAGTTACCAAGTGGCACTGTGGGTTCACTGGTTTTTAACTTCTGGAGTATTCCAGGTATTGTTAGGCCAATATTATCAAGGGGCATACCAACAATACTAGTCTCAGATACTTACGGTGGTTCAGGTGAGTTCCTAATGGAGTACTCCAGGGCGCTTAAGGCTAATTTACCAGTTTTCGGTATCGTGTTAAGGGACCTATTTAACTTAAGTCCACTGGATAAGTACGTGAGGATGCTTGAGACCATAGGTAGGTTAAGGGATTCTAGGATTATTGCCTTGATTGGGCCTGATGAATTGAATTTAATGCACCTAGAGTACCCGTTAAGCATAGATCTCTATAGTTTACCGTCTTACCTTCAATCAATATTCGGTGTTAAGGTGGATTTAATTAACATTAGGGACTTCAACGAGAAGTACTACAGTAGAGTTACTGATGATGAGGCTAAGCCTATTGCGGAGAGGTGGTTCAACAATGCTGAGAAGGTTATTGAACACACTATAAGTGACTTAATTAAACCTGCTAAGCTTTACCTGGCTCTTAGGAGGCTTATTGAAGATTATAAGGCAGATGCAGTGACAATTGATGATATAGTGCTCTATAATAGTGGCTTCCTAGATACTTGGCCATGCTTACCATTCATGGAGCTTACACTTAGGGATAGGGTTGTATCAGTATGTGAAGGAGACTTGATTTCAGGAACATTAATGCTGCTGATGAAGTTTTACGCTAATGTCCCAGGCTTCATAAATGATCCAGCACCAGATATGGGTAAAGGCGAGATTGTTTACTTCCACTGCTACGCACCAGTAAACGCTAGGGGCTTTGATTCAAGTGACTTAAGCCCATACATAATAACACCAGCACATGGAGGTGGTAAGAAGCTTTCAATACACGTTAAGCTACCTGTGAATGAAACCGTGACCGTGATTGGCTTAAGCCCAGAGGAGAGGTTATTAGCCATACATACGGCTAAGGCAATTAATAATGAATACCATTTAAAGGCATGCGCCACGAAGCTGGTGGCTAAGACTAATGTAGAGGCATTGGCGAGGAATTGGGTTTGGAGAGCTGGGTGGCATAGGGTAGTGTTTTACGGTGACTGGAGGGAGGACTTAAAGGTAATGGCAAGGCTACTTGGATTAAGGATCCTTGAGGAGGATGCATAA
- the speE gene encoding polyamine aminopropyltransferase: MHYSWRLGVMSSVMDQVSRMGTYFIEFETPFSWHLRAVNRVLYSGESKYQRIAVVEFKDLGKALVLDGKVQSSLFDEYVYHESLVHPAMVLNGNPERVLIIGGGEGATAREVLKWDTVKEVVMVDIDEEVVRVSKEYLPEMHGGSFYDKRFKLIIGDGRRFLEESSEKFDVIIVDATDPLEGGPSYLLYTVEFYKLAKSRLTPNGVLATQATNMAYALRVLSVIYRTIGSVFSKVRPYQSYMHSYDAPWGFMVASDTADALQLTQADVDNALMRHVKGNTRYYDGLTHVHMFTLPRHIRIALEDKEVKPATDSNPTFMPM; encoded by the coding sequence ATGCATTACTCATGGCGATTAGGCGTAATGAGTAGTGTAATGGATCAGGTTAGTAGAATGGGTACGTACTTCATAGAGTTTGAGACTCCATTCAGTTGGCATTTAAGGGCTGTTAATAGGGTCCTCTACTCAGGTGAATCAAAGTACCAGAGGATAGCTGTGGTTGAGTTTAAGGATTTAGGTAAGGCACTGGTGCTTGATGGTAAGGTTCAGAGTTCGTTATTCGATGAGTATGTTTACCATGAATCCCTAGTTCACCCAGCAATGGTGCTTAATGGGAATCCAGAGAGGGTGCTTATAATTGGTGGAGGGGAGGGTGCAACAGCTAGGGAGGTGCTTAAGTGGGATACGGTTAAGGAAGTGGTGATGGTTGATATTGATGAGGAGGTGGTTAGGGTTTCCAAGGAGTATTTACCTGAAATGCACGGTGGATCATTCTACGATAAGAGGTTCAAACTGATTATAGGTGATGGGAGGAGGTTCCTGGAGGAATCCAGTGAGAAGTTTGATGTAATAATAGTTGATGCAACAGATCCATTGGAGGGTGGTCCCTCATACCTCCTCTACACTGTTGAATTCTATAAGCTTGCTAAAAGTAGGCTCACACCCAATGGAGTCTTAGCCACGCAGGCAACCAACATGGCTTATGCCTTAAGGGTTCTATCAGTGATATACAGGACTATTGGGAGTGTGTTCAGTAAGGTGAGGCCTTATCAATCATACATGCACTCCTACGATGCCCCCTGGGGATTCATGGTGGCCAGTGATACTGCTGATGCCCTTCAATTAACTCAAGCGGATGTTGATAACGCCTTAATGAGGCATGTTAAGGGTAATACCAGGTATTACGATGGGTTAACCCACGTTCACATGTTCACTTTACCAAGGCACATAAGAATCGCACTTGAAGATAAGGAGGTTAAGCCAGCCACTGACTCAAACCCAACCTTCATGCCCATGTAG
- a CDS encoding NAD+ synthase, whose product MQPWITLDRILNVNYDYIERRIVDFIRTYVNSVGAKGAVIGLSGGIDSSVTASLLVRALGKDKVLALIMPYKTTPPEDVKDAIQLAQMLGVKYDVVNIDPIRASFSSTIPAFKESEIVANGNILARIRMTILYYYANLNNMIVAGTGDKSELLIGYFTKYGDGGVDILPIGDVYKSQVRMLGRRLGLPDSIVTKPSSPRLWEGQTAEGELGVSYADIDVILHALVDLRMNPQKAQEATGKPLNLIEQVWRRVVTTEHKRRTPVVPRIGLRTIGLDWRMPVHYNGY is encoded by the coding sequence ATGCAGCCTTGGATTACCCTTGATAGGATACTGAACGTTAATTACGATTACATTGAAAGAAGGATAGTGGACTTCATAAGAACATACGTAAACAGCGTGGGCGCTAAGGGTGCTGTTATAGGGCTTAGTGGTGGTATTGACTCAAGTGTAACCGCATCACTGCTGGTTAGGGCTTTAGGTAAGGATAAGGTCCTAGCCTTAATAATGCCATACAAGACAACGCCGCCTGAGGATGTTAAGGACGCTATTCAACTAGCCCAGATGCTGGGTGTAAAGTATGATGTTGTTAACATAGACCCCATTAGGGCATCATTCTCAAGCACAATACCTGCCTTCAAGGAAAGTGAAATTGTTGCTAACGGCAACATACTGGCTAGAATAAGGATGACGATACTGTACTACTACGCCAACCTAAACAACATGATTGTCGCCGGTACCGGGGATAAGAGTGAGTTATTGATAGGCTACTTCACTAAGTATGGTGATGGCGGTGTTGATATATTGCCAATAGGGGATGTGTATAAGAGTCAAGTTAGAATGCTTGGGAGGCGTTTAGGCTTACCTGACTCAATAGTCACGAAACCCTCAAGCCCACGCCTATGGGAAGGTCAGACCGCTGAGGGTGAATTGGGTGTTAGTTACGCTGATATTGATGTTATCCTCCATGCGTTAGTTGACTTAAGGATGAATCCACAGAAGGCTCAGGAGGCCACTGGGAAGCCTCTTAACCTTATTGAACAGGTATGGAGGAGAGTGGTTACAACTGAGCATAAGCGTAGAACCCCAGTGGTGCCTAGGATTGGGTTAAGGACTATTGGGCTTGACTGGCGTATGCCGGTTCACTACAATGGCTACTAA
- a CDS encoding phosphate signaling complex PhoU family protein, giving the protein MSMYRRVIRIGEKSIGVTLPKQWLDSLNIGLGDLIEVKAVEDMLIIKPVVSEHGSSNAVVLSSGDSSDEAMRIIIAGYIEGFDDIMVKGPRESIRRAYQIIESKLPGSLILEGEEGIIVKVATSETNIDLKMVINSTSTILNAMFDKISTYLESNDSSLLDETVSMDDQVDKLYFLALRTIKKLSFRDPKESIDDTIIVKNMEHVADALDRTARTLKRMQNIESECLRELNNRIKDVWSYTLRAINSYQSGSKEQALKVIMSREELLNRMFNLVRKPCGEEMAGIMHELQLIIALSVDIAEATFSNYVRSVTRRQPSKEIDKDDESQLNET; this is encoded by the coding sequence ATGTCAATGTACCGTAGGGTTATTAGAATTGGGGAGAAGAGCATAGGGGTAACGTTACCTAAGCAGTGGCTTGATTCATTGAATATTGGGCTTGGGGACTTAATAGAGGTTAAGGCAGTGGAGGATATGTTAATAATAAAGCCCGTTGTCTCCGAGCATGGTTCAAGCAACGCTGTCGTATTATCATCGGGTGATAGTTCTGATGAGGCCATGAGGATAATAATAGCCGGCTACATTGAGGGTTTCGACGACATAATGGTTAAGGGTCCTAGGGAAAGCATTAGGCGAGCCTACCAGATTATTGAATCCAAGCTCCCTGGCTCCCTCATACTTGAGGGTGAGGAGGGTATTATAGTTAAGGTTGCTACATCGGAGACAAACATTGACCTTAAGATGGTTATAAACAGTACTTCAACAATACTCAATGCCATGTTTGATAAAATATCAACGTACCTAGAATCCAACGACTCCTCACTACTTGATGAAACCGTGAGCATGGATGATCAAGTTGATAAGCTTTACTTCCTAGCCTTAAGAACAATTAAGAAACTATCCTTCAGGGATCCTAAGGAATCAATAGATGATACAATAATAGTGAAGAACATGGAGCATGTTGCCGATGCCCTAGATAGAACGGCGAGAACCCTTAAGAGAATGCAGAATATTGAGTCTGAATGCCTCAGGGAGCTTAACAATAGGATTAAGGATGTTTGGTCATACACACTTAGGGCAATAAACTCCTATCAATCCGGCTCTAAGGAACAGGCATTGAAGGTTATAATGAGTAGGGAGGAGTTATTAAACAGGATGTTTAACCTAGTGAGGAAACCATGCGGTGAAGAGATGGCTGGTATAATGCATGAACTGCAGTTAATAATAGCCTTATCAGTGGATATAGCTGAGGCAACGTTCTCAAACTACGTTAGATCAGTCACCAGGAGGCAACCCAGTAAGGAGATTGATAAGGATGATGAAAGCCAGCTTAATGAAACATGA
- a CDS encoding DUF1922 domain-containing protein gives MEYLIVRCPRCSMPSAVRLGSVSHMCPYCGSRFRISEGTIITKARNGREASELIRRILTQSHY, from the coding sequence GTGGAGTATTTAATCGTCAGATGCCCCAGGTGCAGTATGCCCTCAGCCGTGAGGCTTGGTTCAGTAAGCCACATGTGCCCCTACTGCGGTAGTAGGTTCAGGATAAGTGAAGGCACTATAATTACTAAGGCTAGGAATGGTAGGGAGGCCAGTGAACTCATAAGGAGGATCCTGACTCAATCCCATTATTAG
- a CDS encoding metallophosphoesterase family protein, whose product MIRLAVVGDTHIVNGGLPDNCLLRLITNGHFDLIIHTGDLSNEHVLNDLRKLGELIVVAGESDPMPLPDKELLELEGLRLLIIHGHQKEARLHLRRLAHYFNARLVLTGHTHKAMIQDLGELIVVNPGSLMGLNSGDGTMAIITLDSGLIRVRIQGCGWFNESEFGGLIMRADELTKPNNGIESGSSL is encoded by the coding sequence ATGATTAGGCTAGCTGTAGTGGGTGATACCCATATAGTTAATGGTGGATTACCTGATAATTGCCTATTGAGGCTTATCACCAACGGGCACTTTGACTTAATAATCCACACTGGTGATTTATCTAATGAACATGTTTTAAATGATTTAAGGAAACTGGGTGAATTAATAGTGGTTGCTGGTGAAAGCGATCCAATGCCGTTGCCGGATAAGGAGTTGCTTGAACTTGAGGGTTTAAGGCTTCTCATTATTCATGGTCATCAGAAGGAGGCTAGGCTGCATTTAAGGAGGCTAGCCCATTACTTTAACGCCAGATTAGTGTTAACTGGCCATACTCATAAGGCAATGATCCAGGACCTGGGTGAATTAATAGTGGTTAATCCTGGTTCATTAATGGGTTTAAACAGTGGGGATGGAACCATGGCCATCATTACCTTGGATTCAGGACTAATTAGGGTGAGGATTCAGGGATGCGGGTGGTTTAACGAGAGTGAGTTTGGTGGATTAATAATGAGGGCTGATGAACTCACTAAGCCTAATAATGGGATTGAGTCAGGATCCTCCTTATGA
- a CDS encoding HAD family hydrolase, translating into MLKGVVLDLDGTLADTAVIHGEAWRMAMRDLGIQARISVEQLLGKRAPEIALELVEGNTELAQRLLEKKNIYFKSLVGLAKPKACAVELLKSLRNAGIKLSVVTSSNRVSAYSVLEAVNMINLVDYIITGDDVNKGKPDPEPVIKALRLMNNEPREVMGVGDTIHDYEAYLRAGLKAIVIVINPLMVNHIAQFKDAIIIDNLCVLLNALDVIMKHNAE; encoded by the coding sequence GTGTTAAAGGGAGTGGTACTTGACTTGGATGGAACCCTAGCGGACACTGCGGTGATTCATGGTGAGGCATGGAGAATGGCGATGAGGGATTTAGGCATACAGGCGCGTATTAGCGTTGAGCAGTTATTGGGTAAGAGGGCTCCTGAAATAGCCCTAGAGCTTGTTGAGGGTAATACTGAGTTGGCTCAGAGATTATTGGAGAAGAAGAATATTTACTTCAAGAGTCTTGTGGGTTTAGCTAAACCCAAGGCCTGTGCAGTTGAATTACTCAAGAGCCTTAGGAATGCTGGGATTAAGTTGAGTGTAGTCACTTCATCAAACAGGGTTTCAGCATATTCAGTACTGGAGGCAGTCAACATGATTAATCTCGTGGACTACATTATAACAGGTGATGATGTGAATAAGGGTAAGCCTGATCCAGAACCGGTTATTAAGGCGCTTAGGTTAATGAATAATGAACCAAGAGAAGTAATGGGTGTGGGGGACACTATACATGATTATGAGGCTTACTTGAGGGCGGGCTTAAAGGCAATAGTGATAGTGATTAACCCACTCATGGTTAACCACATTGCTCAATTCAAGGATGCAATAATCATTGATAACCTATGCGTACTACTTAATGCACTTGACGTAATAATGAAACATAATGCTGAATGA
- the thpR gene encoding RNA 2',3'-cyclic phosphodiesterase translates to MVRLFVAVDLSDEVRGKVIAFRDAVSSSGADVKPVEDENLHITLRFLGEVRDNLLPEIMRNLNSLSFSSFRMHVKGTGAFPSASSPRVIWVGVEEGGDQLKALHDTVEELVGRYGVSDEREFTPHITVARVRGRGSVLGKLINQWRDFDFGWQTVDSVILKKSTLTPRGPIYENLLIIKLK, encoded by the coding sequence ATGGTTAGGTTATTTGTGGCAGTGGACTTATCCGATGAGGTGAGGGGTAAGGTAATTGCCTTTAGGGATGCAGTATCCAGTAGTGGCGCTGATGTTAAGCCTGTTGAGGATGAGAACCTTCACATAACCCTACGCTTCCTAGGTGAGGTTCGGGATAACCTTCTTCCTGAAATTATGCGTAACTTAAACTCACTAAGCTTCAGTAGCTTCAGGATGCATGTGAAGGGTACTGGAGCATTCCCATCAGCATCATCCCCAAGGGTTATTTGGGTTGGTGTCGAGGAGGGTGGTGACCAGCTTAAGGCTCTTCATGATACTGTTGAGGAGTTAGTGGGTAGGTATGGGGTTAGTGATGAGAGGGAATTCACACCCCACATAACTGTGGCTAGGGTTAGGGGTAGGGGCAGTGTGTTGGGTAAGTTAATTAACCAATGGAGGGACTTCGACTTCGGGTGGCAGACCGTGGATTCAGTAATACTTAAGAAGAGTACGTTAACCCCAAGGGGCCCAATATACGAGAACCTACTGATCATTAAGCTTAAGTAA